TGTTCTTTACAAAAGGCCTCAATGGaggttgaataataaataatggagGTTGGATTAAActcaataaattaagtaatattatttttaagatagtaaatacttaattacattaaatttgtatgtgttaattcatttatgtaagtaaatataaagtgATTTTAACGTTTTTTAGCAACTGTAaaaccttaatttatttaagtgcgGGAGGATGTGAGTTAGTACGAGGTTTccttcgttttaaaaaatatatgtaatatgtttgatctttattcttataaattatttatttaaaaaaatatattgaatataaccAGAAGTGCAAGGCAATGGCCTCTTCTAAGTATTAGAAAAGTGAGGCCACAGTGCGCTAGTGAAATATTTGGGTTGCAGTCCAACAGTATCCATACTAAACTTAAACTGCTTTtgaacttactaatattataaatgcgaaagtatggATGAATCTTTGTTATTCAAGCAGAACATACCGGCTGAACGGATCtggataaaattttgtacaGTGATAGATTATCGTCTGGAATAGCACATAAGCTTTTTAATAAGGaaataagtacttattattaGGTTCACGTGGAttagattgttttttatttttcaaagagCAAGAGATTTTTTTCCGCGTGCGCTGACTAAGTGGTCCGTTATACAAAAATACCatggtattacaaaaaaaatggtcTGTAGTAAATCTAAAAAATCGCTGATCATTACATATATCTACTCTACATATAATAAGCTACAAAAGTTTATTAcgtaaaacattaaattgaaaacaGCGAAAAATttctaatgaatatataatttcgaaaaaaaaatgcttgCTGTGGGATCGAACTTTTGCGATGCAGTCGTTGGACTGTTGAGTCTCAACACTATCTAGTGTATTGTTGTtaacattacaaaaatttaaaagggCACAATGGAAGATTCAGAAGAATCTTCGTCGCAAACTGAATGCTATGCGGGCGAAACGGCGAGTTCAGcaagttattttgtaaatatgagtgcataaaaaaattacatgatgtCGCAGACCTAACTGTTTACATCACGTGAATTAAAACCGGTTACGTACCGCATAAGGGCCACTTCTtggtacttaaataaagtactaaaaaaatatatttgaaaggaGTGCCTTTCACATGCCTACAGTTAGCGTTTGAAAGTAGGGTAGGGAAAGGGCCTGCGCGCTGTCATTTCACATGCTATGGGTATAAATATGCTATTTCATCATGTTTTTTTGCAAACATCGCATTACTTCGAAACGTTCAAACCTCTTGCTGCACTCTCTGTGCTTTTAACTCTCATGTTCACGTGAACACTCCCATACCAAGCAATACATTACCGCATAGACCACGCTGAAACCATACAGGGCCCTAATTCTACTAGCAAATTGACAGTTTATCACAATGtaatcgaaacgtaatcgttgcCGTTCAACCTAGTAactattactactactactagcttcaaattatttttgttaagctGAAAGTCGATCGAAATAGAATCGAGATCATATTGTAATCGTTATAACTTAGTAGAATTGGCCTCAGGTTTAGGTAGCGCAAGCTGTTGGACGATACATAGAAACGGGACGGTCGCGGGATTTCATAATTCCATCATTGCTAATTctaattaattagatttatcTTCATTATAATTCCATAATTGACGCGATGATTCCTATTCACCGCAGCTATATTTGTAATTCGAATACACAATTAGTAAGacattctttatttgaaaataataactacttacTCGAAAACCATGTTATGCCATTTCACAATGCGTTCTATCCTTTTATTGAGAATAAGTTGTACCTTCATTCGATTAGGATCATTTTGTGGAAGATCGATAACACGTTCGTCCAGATCATTGAACATAACTTCGCAGTCGAAAATTATCAAGTCCATCACATAATAGCGATGCAGCAGAATGTGAAAGAGAACATAAACGTATACTGTAAATAAGGTTaagccataaaaataaaaaaaatattaaatacctatcGTATGAAAAATCTCTTCCAATATGTATTGTCAAACAAGCATTTAAATCgatatgtaatttaatcattgaatttttaaggttataaatattttaatatgtcttaaacaccgaaatatttttttttttttaaaaacatgaatagaatatttaaagagaTGCCACGAATTATATtcgtctaattaattattatttaataatttatagacgataataattatagaatatatagaattgaatagaatagaatatatagaataaataattattattttataattaataatttagtattcgGCCTATTAGAtatcgtatttttttgtattcagtATTCTGCTGTCATTTCTATCGGCATTTTCTGCCAACAACCGAATACTTTCACCATTGTTTAAGCCAGAATGACCTTTGGAAGTAGTCAAAAAAGTTAAGAGACCATATTTATCTTAACATTTgtcattttgataattattctGTGTCGAATTAATTAGAGAAAAAGAACCTTTTCAAGTgttgaacatttttttgtctaatttacatacaatttcaGCAAGTTGCCTAAAATTTCGATTTCAATTATTGTTTGACTATTATTggataatataatcaatgatcACGCGTACCGCAAAATATCTGAGGTACCATCAAGCATACGATTATCtcaaaaaaaaagaacacttcGTAATTAGGTGTCCGGTAAGGGTCGTCCTCTGGTAACCACAATGGAAATATCAGTGGTCTCACCGTATTCTCGGTTTGTGTTGCGAACAAACTTTGGTAAAAGAGAATCGCTATTGTCGAAATCAAAAACATCGTCACAATAGACATTGCGAAAACGAACCAAACGATGCATAATTGCCATATCAGCAGCTGTCCGTTAAGAAATAAGTTTCTAGAataaacacacataaatatacataattatatataaatccaaTAAGTTAATGTgttggccgagatggcccagtggttagaacgcgtgcatcttaaccactgaatttacatgtgcttaatttgtttataattcatctcgtgctcggcggtgaaggtaaacatcgtgaggaaacctgcatgtgtctaatttcaacgaaattctgccacatgtgtattccaccaacccgcattggagcagcgtggtggaatatgctccataccttctcctcaacgggagaggaggccttagcccagcagtgggaaatttgcaggctgattatgttatgtttatgttatgtaatgtgtTGGCTTATACCTGTTTTGAATACCTGTATTTTGGTTCCAATCTGCAAATGTATAAAAAGTCTCGATCCATCGAATTCAGAagctgaaatattttattcctacCGAATAAAACACTTATGTAAACTAAAGGGATCGTTGTTAATATTATGAAGTAGCAAAAACATTCCGTCGCGAATGAATAATCGCCCGTTATGATTCCATGGTGTATTATCATCAATTCGATTGCTGCGCCGACCAATGCTAACATAGTACTTAGTACTGGCCAGCAATACCTgaaaattgacaatatttagctgatgaataataaaactgtgaattaaaaaaatatgaaaccttATATAGGATTCGCTATTGTTGAAAAATATCCCATTAAACACGAGGAAAATTCTTATATGTGGATGAAATTTATATAGATCAATGTTCTTTGAGTCGAAGTCAAAATCATCTTTCGTAAAGAATGTTTTTAGAGTTTTAAGCAAAACCATTTTTGTACTCAAAATTCACTAAGACTTCTCGAACCGAAATAATAAAGAAGTTAAAAACGAGGATTTAAATAGTAGTttgaagattattaaaataattgccaATCTGTAATCCTATATGATTTATCATCATTAATCGCAACTCTAACTGCAGGGTTTGAGTACTTATTACGGAGAAATAGGAAAGATGACTTAGTACTAGCCATGTCGTTATTGTAATGACTACATTATTACAATGCCGATATGCTAATTGAAGCAATtagaaagattttattttaatatgtcgaATATAGATGttggattaaaaataatttgcatttGAAATCTGGACTAATTGCCAAAACAgaatatgcaataaataattttaatattggcattgcatttatataattaaaatcagtttagaataataatagaaatctgatacaatttaaaaaatatttatttatgctttatcgcatcaaaacttaataatagattatatctaagaattaatatttaaaagttgaatGAATGCAACAGGTGGCCatatcgctaaacagcgatctcttcctggtaacctttgggcagaggactgGTTGTAGAACTAATTTGGGAAGgggtacaataattttataaattatatattatactgtaaataaaatattataatacacataatatacatataaatacataaatatatataatataatacaaaatttaataaactataataaataaatggacaAAGAAACAACGACAACAATTACTTATGGATATTAAAGCCTTTAATCatgcttttaaaaatagctAATGATTGAGCGCGCCTTATAGCTAAAGGTAATGTATTCCAAAGTCGAGAAGCTTCAACAGTAAAGGACTTAGAATAGTAAGAAGAAGACTGGGGAGGATTggagataattaaattttcatccgAAGTTTCATTTCATTCCGAGCGAAGTGTGCGCTTACGAGTCTCGCTTAGGAGCTCGAATCGCTCTTTGAGATAAAAGGGAGTCGCTGGATTAAAGAGCATTGAATAGAGATGAGTTAAAATGTGAGTATTCCTGCGAAGACGAATAGGGAGTCACTTGAGTTTTTTTACGAAATTCAGAGACATGATCATATTTGCGTAATCCAAATATGAACCGAAATTACAAAATAGTgacttatacaatttttttttatatcatcaaaccgtttttttttttaatttatttcttcagAATCTTTAgtagtgttatttttatatgtatgtacatattatatactttgtaattaaataatatcttgcaaaatttaattaattaaagtcttcactttttctcctatttttaagtaaagtaatctAAAACATAGTTTTTTAGATCTTAATTGCAGAACCGTATGCCTTAATTTGGGTCaatgcatttataatttgacGCAGGAAGTATTTCTTATCTATGTtctaataatcataataattataaaatagtcgtAATTGTGGCTTGACCGTAttcaataattatgttaatctgTTAAGTGGTGCTGCGCCTCCCGCCTTCGTTCGggtaaattacataataagctACATTACCCAAGGGGGGACCCTTCACGTTGAAAATTCCAAAAAGTCCAAAATTTCTTAGCGAGGAACTACGTCCGTTTTTAACATTAAGACCTTGTTTCAATGTAACGGAATCTTTGAACATGATTTTCACCATCTTCGAAAACGTCtgattaacttaaaaataggcAACACGTAGTTCTAtggcaatatataaatatctagtaATCTAGCCAGGATTATCaggataacaaaataaaacgaaaaataactGGTACTATACGTTGCCTACGTACCTTAGTATCGGACATGAAAAACTAATATGATTTGTAAAGTGCTACaccatagatatatagataattcAATCCATGTTTAGACGTCCCACTTTTTTCCAAATCACTATTGTATAAGTGTAATCTTAATCTTAAGCTTCTGGAATATGAGTTCGAATGCAACGTACGAAGCAGTTGCAGCCACTTATTAATTGccttacattaatttaattattatttaccggCAATATGCTCTACTGCATATTTCTGACAGTTATTTATGCACTATACATACtacaaaatatagtattatttaaatgctaatattttaacttacaatTTAAACCTCTGAAGAGGTAaagaataaattgtttatgattatggcaacatattatatttagtagatAGTTTATTCGtgaatgttaaaaaatttaGGAAGGGAAACCTAATAACTATCATAAAAacacgattttataaaaatataatacatttaggtactgaagaaaataatttatattacattgtaaagagataaaatttaaagtaaattcagattaattaaattctagTGATTTCAGATACTCCAATTTGCAGTTCTCCACCTATTTTTCAGTTCCAAAATATATGGaacttaaattttgatatttctttaaatgaatcGCGATCTTGACAAATGCATTATCTGATcgttagaataatatttaataacgttcactttaagtaattaatcaaatctaaatatattctacCCAAGTAATCCTACAAGCTTTCCTTCAAAGtccttttgaataataattgtacaagATTAAAGTATCGATTTGAGCCGTATTTAATAATTCGGTCAATATATACCGAGAAAAATCAGTAAACaacttaacatttattattaataagtacaaaaacaaataagataaaataacatcttacatgaaaataaatatatgctaaCTTTTcgctttattataaattattaaatcttatatgtttttttttttaaatcatatttaattgtttttatgtaaagGAATACTTTGCCCAGATGGGatgtaaataagaatataattttcttgTCACCCAGTGCGCGCTCATCATAAAAATTcactctaatatttttaaataacgcactaaaagtttaatttttatctattaaatatagttaGGTACTTATATTAGATTCAATACACCAGACAAAGATTAATTTCTCGTTTCAGCAGCATAcgcaaaagtattaaaattaatatagttttgttgtatatatttaaatacatgtaattctatatacttatatataattaacatatattaataaattatttataaaggacttgttttatttgtttgtaaccTTCATAACAAGGTTTTACTAGAGAACGAACCTCAAGGGAATATCTTAcggaatgataataaaatattcataaaatatactatgaatatattttatttatgtagtaatGTTGTAATAATGTTGCGTGCGTTCGTGTTACAGcgtatttatcattattatgtgtatttagaataatattacttaattattttgatagaaacaaTGACAAGTGAAGTCAATATGTCAATAGATAAACTAATAATACGAGGTATTCCGATTTTACGGAGTCAGTGTCTCCTTCCAAGGgcaatgtatttatgtataaaatataattccgcATACATTATCATTAACTACCAgtgaaaggatttttttttaatagttttatatataaagtatattggttcttattgttgttaatatatGATACGAGTTGCCGCCCGCTGCtatgctcgcgttttagggattggtccttaggtgttaggtataaaaagcctatgtacTTCCTCagaattcaagcttgctttaaaaGAAAAGATCATTCAATTCGGTTTGTCCATAACAAAGTGAAAGAGAGACAGCCAGATTAAGTTACTttcttattgataatattagtatagattaatgaAAACCAGAAATTTTGTCTATGACTAGATCCCATTAtctatgattatattttgacattgcGCCAGAAGTATGATAGAGTAGGGTCAATGCCGCTGGACTCTAcagtaataatcattatatacttatataatgtaaataataactgAACAAAGCTAAGAacccaatattaatatatataaaatagttctttttgttattacaataacggagcgcggttactttggttgttgatttggataattaatgtattacattattgttgttacatttatattataattatatatttaatattatattttgttattgtatccgatttcataaaagtgtaatcgatttcaaaacgtcattcgtatggctttaaaaaagaatacaagatgttttcccgcgcaaaaggattattaaaaaaataaaagagggGCGCTCATGGAATGAGAATAGGAGATTTTTAtgaattggatatttaacttcagaacttttttttttttatggcattggttggcggacgagcatatgggccacctgatggtaagtggtcaccaccgcccatagacaaaggcgatgtaagaaatattaaccattccttacatcacctattgttatgtcccttgtgcctgtgattacactggctcactcacccttctaaccggaacacaacaatacagcgtactgttatttggcggtagaatatctgatgagtgggtggtacctacccagacgggcttgcacaaagccctaccaccaagtaaatataaaataaaaccaacaataaataaatattctgtgtactggtgtatttattatcagaagtgggataaatttcgttttaaaaatgcatCGCTATAAACGACCACGCTCAAGATCTCGCAATCCATTTGATAAGCGAAAAAGACAATCTGATGAAGACGATGATACTTCTCAtaacaatagaaaaaataaaagtaacgcaAAGAAGAAAATCCATTCTACAAAAGATACGAATACCCACTATAGAGGAAATAGAACTAGAACACCAAGTCCCATACAGAGCAATAACAATAGAACAAAAGACTCAGCGACTAGACAAGATTACATCAATTTGACTGAATATTATGCAACGAGACACGATGGCGTTGGAAGAAGATTGAGCTGTTCTGAGACCGGACCAGATCTTACGATTCCGAGACTCCATTCTGCGACCGGACGAGACATTGCGACTTCAAGAGTTTATTCTGCGACCGGACGAGATAGTGTTAACGATGAAGGTGAGTTCCAGACTGGACATACCCGTCCAGCTCAGGAACAATCGATCAATGACGTACCTGAGACAATTTTTTCTCCAAGGTCATCGACCGTGTCAAAGCGCATGCCATTGAATGCATTAGGTGAGGCAGATAATTTAAATTCCTCGAATGCAATACTTAACTTTAGCGATTTAGCTAAATTTGTTCAAACATTAATAAGGCCTAGTTTACCGCATAATAATAACTTGTTTCGGGAATTTGACCCATCTGTAAAGAATCATCGTATCGATTTATGACTATCAGAGGTAAATGAGTGTGCAAAAATATACGGATGGAGTGAATCTCATattgtacattttgttttacCTAAGTTGTCTGGTAATGCTAAAAAATGGTATAATAGTCAAAATACTGTCTTGCATACCTGGTCAGAGTGGAAAATATTACATCGAAAAGCTTTTCCGTCCGAAACTAACTTCGGAGTCATTTTAACAGAAATgttgtcaaatcaaatcaaatcaaaaatctttattcaatatagaagtgtttacacttgcttattgattgtcaaaaat
This DNA window, taken from Vanessa tameamea isolate UH-Manoa-2023 chromosome 7, ilVanTame1 primary haplotype, whole genome shotgun sequence, encodes the following:
- the LOC113401192 gene encoding odorant receptor 49b-like → MVLLKTLKTFFTKDDFDFDSKNIDLYKFHPHIRIFLVFNGIFFNNSESYIRYCWPVLSTMLALVGAAIELMIIHHGIITGDYSFATECFCYFIILTTIPLVYISVLFGRNKIFQLLNSMDRDFLYICRLEPKYRNLFLNGQLLIWQLCIVWFVFAMSIVTMFLISTIAILFYQSLFATQTENTVRPLIFPLWLPEDDPYRTPNYEVFFFFEIIVCLMVPQIFCVYVYVLFHILLHRYYVMDLIIFDCEVMFNDLDERVIDLPQNDPNRMKVQLILNKRIERIVKWHNMVFETINDVSSVYGPPLVYQVIISSLAICLMAYQVAESLDNGKFHVIFAMLCIATCVQLWIPCYLGTLIRNKAFTIGDAIWSSGWHETSLGRLVRQNLIIIIMRSQKPVSIKFTGLPNLDLETFSSVMSTSYSYFNILRQYK